A stretch of Kaistella flava (ex Peng et al. 2021) DNA encodes these proteins:
- a CDS encoding type II toxin-antitoxin system HicA family toxin, whose protein sequence is MKRIKVGEIIKMLEKDSWFLHRQKGSHRQYKHPDKKGTVTVNGKPSEVLSQMLLNSIFKQAGWK, encoded by the coding sequence ATGAAACGAATAAAAGTCGGAGAAATTATCAAAATGCTGGAGAAAGACAGTTGGTTTCTTCACAGACAAAAGGGCAGCCATCGACAATACAAACATCCTGATAAAAAAGGAACCGTAACCGTAAATGGCAAACCAAGTGAAGTTTTATCACAAATGCTTTTGAATAGTATTTTCAAACAAGCTGGTTGGAAATAA
- a CDS encoding type II toxin-antitoxin system HicB family antitoxin encodes MEKIKVIIDWDENFGAVSDLVEGCVATGKTFEQVKENYASALTFHLEGLENEEIPKELSGKYELEFELTAQALLHRFDKILTRAALSRITGINERQLGHYVSGYRNPKSEQRKKIVEAFHQLGEEFLSVS; translated from the coding sequence ATGGAAAAAATAAAAGTAATAATAGATTGGGATGAAAACTTTGGCGCAGTATCAGATTTAGTTGAAGGTTGCGTTGCGACTGGAAAAACATTTGAGCAGGTAAAAGAAAATTACGCATCGGCTTTGACATTTCATCTTGAAGGTTTAGAAAACGAAGAAATCCCGAAAGAACTTTCAGGTAAATATGAACTGGAGTTTGAACTTACGGCGCAAGCATTATTACACCGTTTTGATAAGATTCTTACCCGCGCTGCACTATCTAGAATCACAGGAATTAATGAAAGACAATTAGGGCATTATGTTTCAGGATATCGAAATCCAAAATCAGAACAAAGAAAAAAAATCGTAGAAGCTTTTCACCAATTAGGAGAAGAATTTCTCTCTGTATCCTAA
- a CDS encoding transketolase, which yields MSKSTEELKSLTTQIRRDILRMVHAVNSGHPGGSLGCTEYFTALYGKVMNYKFPFTMEGKNEDLFFLSNGHISPVFYSTLARFDFFPVAELATFRKLGTRLQGHPTTHDDLPGIRIASGSLGQGLSVAIGAALGKKLDGDSSLIYTLQGDGELQEGQNWEAFMYAAAKKVDNIIATIDYNGRQIDGDTDDVLDLGDLHAKMEAFGWTVLNEKNGNDLEAVIAILERAKTETGKGKPVCILLHTEMGHGVDFMMGTHAWHGKAPSNEQLDNAFKQLYLEAPADY from the coding sequence ATGAGTAAATCTACTGAAGAGCTGAAATCTCTTACCACACAGATTAGAAGAGACATTTTAAGAATGGTTCACGCCGTTAATTCAGGGCATCCAGGCGGAAGTTTGGGCTGTACCGAATACTTCACAGCATTGTACGGAAAAGTGATGAACTACAAATTCCCTTTCACCATGGAAGGAAAAAACGAAGATCTTTTCTTTCTTTCCAACGGACACATTTCACCAGTGTTCTACTCCACTTTAGCGAGATTCGATTTTTTTCCGGTTGCAGAATTGGCAACTTTTAGAAAATTGGGAACGAGACTGCAGGGACATCCAACCACGCATGACGATCTTCCAGGAATCAGAATAGCTTCAGGTTCTTTGGGTCAAGGTTTGTCGGTTGCGATTGGTGCGGCTTTAGGTAAAAAATTAGACGGTGATTCCAGTTTAATTTACACTTTACAAGGCGATGGCGAATTGCAGGAAGGTCAAAACTGGGAAGCATTTATGTATGCCGCTGCTAAAAAAGTAGACAACATTATTGCAACCATCGATTATAACGGACGTCAGATTGATGGCGACACCGATGATGTTTTGGATCTTGGAGATTTACACGCAAAAATGGAAGCATTTGGCTGGACCGTTTTGAACGAGAAAAACGGAAACGATTTAGAAGCCGTAATTGCAATTCTGGAAAGAGCAAAAACCGAGACCGGTAAAGGAAAACCAGTGTGTATTCTTTTACATACCGAAATGGGACATGGTGTAGATTTTATGATGGGAACTCACGCATGGCACGGAAAAGCGCCAAGCAATGAGCAACTGGATAACGCTTTCAAACAATTGTATTTAGAAGCTCCGGCTGATTACTAA